From the Salipiger sp. CCB-MM3 genome, the window AGCTGGCGGCAGCCCCGAGCAGGAGGGTCTTGAGTTTCATAGGTCACTCCCTGTTATCGACCTAAGACCATGTTGGCCTTTCATCGACCGTTTGGTCTCTTCTTTGTATCAGCGGGAAAACCGTGAAACGCCGGACCCTTGGTCTCGGCGCTTGCACTCGTCTCATCCCGCTTGGGCCTCATCGAAACAGAACGCGCGCAAAATGCAAGCATTGCCTTGGGGTCAGGTGGGCCTTGGGTTTGACACTTTGACAAAGGTGCCTTTAGCGTTTGCACGGACCCATACGGAGAGGCCCTGATGCTGGACACCCCCATTGCGCGGATCGAACGCCTGCGCGTTGAATTCGAGACAAAAGACGGCCCGGTGGCCGGTGTCGAAGACGTAAGCTTCGAGATCAATGCGGGCGAAACCGTTTGCGTCGTTGGGGAATCTGGCTCGGGTAAGTCGGTCAGTTCGCTGTCTCTGATGCGGCTGATCGAGTTCGGCGGCGGCGAGATTGCCAACGGGCGCCTAATTTTTGATCGCAAGGACGGCGGCGAGACCGATCTCGCCAAGGCCAGCCAAGATGTGATGCGCGACATCCGCGGCAATGAGATCGGCATGATCTTCCAAGAGCCGATGACCGCGCTGAACCCGGTGTTCACCGTGGGACGTCAGCTGACCGAGGGGCTGCGCGTTCACCGTGGGCTGAGCAAGGATGAGGCCGAGGCGCGGGCGCTGGAACTGCTCAAGCAGGTGCGCATTCCCGAGCCCGAGCGGCGGCTGAAGCAATACCCGCACGAGCTGTCGGGCGGGATGCGGCAGCGTGTGGTGATCGCCATGGCGCTGGCCTGCAAGCCGCGCCTGCTGATCGCCGACGAGCCGACCACGGCGCTCGACGTGACCATTCAGGCCGAGATCCTCGCCCTGATGGACCGCCTCAAGCGCGAGACCGGCACGGCGGTGATGTTCATCACCCACGACATGGCGGTGGTGGCGCAGATGGCCGACCGCGTGGTGGTCATGTTCCGCGGCAACAAGGTGGAAGAGGGCACCGTCGAGGAGATCTTCGAGCGGCCCCAGCACCCCTATACGCAGGCGCTGCTGGCGGCGGTGCCGAAGCTGGGCGAGATGCGCGGCAAGGCGTTGCCCGAGCCGATGAAGCTGCTGGGTCGCGAGCAGGGCGAGATCAAACCGATCCCCGGCACCGACACGCCGCTGCTGGAAGTTGAGGGGCTGACCACGCGCTTTCCGGTGAAGGGCGGTTTCTTCCGCCAGACGGTGGCGAATGTGCATGCGGTCGAGGACGTCAGCTTCACCGTGAATAAGGGCCAGACGCTGAGCCTTGTGGGGGAATCAGGCTGCGGCAAGTCAACCTGCGGCCGTTCGATCCTGCGTCTGGTGGAACCCGACAAGGGCCGCATCGTGCTCGACGGTGTCGACGTGATGGGGCTGGGGCCGAACATGCTGCGCGACGCGCGGCGCGAGATGCAGATGATCTTTCAGGATCCCTTCGCCTCGCTGAACCCCCAGATGAACCTTGCCGACCAAGTCGCTGAACCGATGCGCAATTACGGCTCTCACAAGGGCAAGGAGATGATGGACCGCGTGGCCATGCTGTTTGACCGTGTGGAATTGCCGCGCAGCTTCATGCGCCGCTTCCCGCATGAGCTTTCGGGTGGTCAACGACAGCGGATCGCCATTGCGCGTGCGCTGGCGCTCAACCCCAAGCTGATCGTGGCGGACGAGGCCGTGTCGGCGCTCGACGTGTCGGTGCAGGCGCAGGTGGTCAATCTGATGATGGAACTGCAGGCCGAGCTTGGACTGTCCTATCTTTTCATCAGTCACGACATGGCGGTGGTCGAACGGGTCAGCCACAAAGTCGGGGTGATGTACCTTGGCCGGATCGTCGAAATCGGCCCCCGCGCGGCGGTTTTCGAGAACCCGCAGCACCCCTATACCAAGGCGCTGATGTCGGCGGTTCCGATCGCCGATCCGCGCCGCCGGAAGTCGGAAAAAGACCTCAATTTCAAGCCCATTCCCTCGCCCATTCACCCGGTTGGATACGAGCCCGAGACAAACGTGTATCAGCAGGTTGGGCACGATCATTTCGTGCTCACCTCTGCCAGCGGCTACTAAGGGTTGTGGCGACCCATACGGCGCTTCTCTGCCTAAAAGGAGAAAATTAGGGCTTGGAGGTGGATCTGTCGGCGTGTGATGATTATGCACGATCGGAACGAAGCACAGACACGAATCTGTGCCGGGCCCGAGAGCAGAAGGCAGAGACCAAGCGTGCAGACAGACGTCGCCAGCGGCAACACCGAAGGTGTCGGAACGACACTGAAACCCTTCCAGTTCCGGGGGCGGTTCCTGACCGCACTGGCGTTGCGCCTGAGCACGGCGCCGGACGCCCGGTTCTACGAGATGCTGGCGGACCGGCTGGAGAAGACACCGAACTTCTTCACCGACGCGCCGGTGATCATCGACCTTGAACAATCGCAGGCTGAGGTGAGCGCCGAGGCGCTGACCGAGCTTGTCGCCGACCTGCGCCGCCGTGACCTCGCGGTCTTTGGTATTCAGGGCGGCGGCGAGACCCTGAAAGAGGCGGCCGCGGGGCTGGGGCTGATCACCGTGACCGGCGGGCGCGATGCGCCGCTGCGCGGGGCGCTGCCCAGTTCCGAGCAGAAACGCCCGCAGCGGGTCATCCCCGAGCGCGCGCGCCCCGAGCCGACCCCGGCACCGGAAGCGGCCCCCGAGCCGCAGCCCGCGCCGGAGCCGGTGCGCATGGCGCCGGAGAATAAGATCGTCACCATGCCGGTGCGCTCTGGCCAGACGGTGATCGCCGACAAGGGCGATCTGACGGTCGTGGGTCCGGTGAGTTCCGGCGCCGAGCTTTTCGCCGCCGGAAACATCCACGTCTATGGCCGCATGCGCGGTCGCGCCTTTGCGGGCATCGACGGGGACGAGAATGCCCGCATCTTCTGCCAGTCTCTCGATGCCGAGCTTCTGGCGATCGCCGGTCTTTACCGGACATCCGACAGCCTTGGCGCCGACGTGCGTCACAAGATGGTGCAGATTTACCTCGAGGACGAGCGGCTGATCGTTTCGCCGTTCGCCTGACCTCGACATTTAGACAGGAGCCGCCAGTGAGCAAAGTAATCGTTGTGACCTCGGGCAAGGGTGGCGTGGGCAAGACCACGTCCTCGGCTGCCATCAGCGCCGGTCTCGCGTCGCGCGGGCACCGTACCGTCGTGATCGACTTCGACGTGGGTCTGCGCAACCTCGACATGATCATGGGCTGCGAACGCCGCGTGGTGTTCGACTTCATCAACGTGATCCAGGGCGACGCCAAGCTGAACCAGGCGCTGATCCGCGACCGCCGGCTCGACAATCTCTACGTGCTGCCGACCTCGCAGACCCGCGACAAGGACGCGCTGACCCAAGAGGGCGTCGAGAAGGTGCTGAACGAGCTTCGCGAAGAGTTCGACTACATCATCTGCGACAGCCCGGCGGGCATCGAGCGCGGCGCGCAGCTGGCCATGTACTACGCCGACGAGGCGGTGGTGGTGACCAACCCCGAGGTCTCCTCGGTGCGCGACAGTGACCGGATGCTGGGCCTGCTGAGCTCGAAGACCGCCCGCGCCGAGCGCGGCGAGGAAGAGCAGATCAAGAGCCACCTGCTGCTTACCCGCTTCGACCCGAAACGCTCGGGCGAGGGCGAGATGATGTCGGTGGAGGACGTGCTGGAGATCCTCGCGATTCCGCTTCTGGGTGTGATCCCCGAAAGCCCCGCGGTGCTGCGCGCCTCGAACGTCGGTGTGCCGGTGACGCTGAACGAAAAATCCCGCGCCGCCACCGCCTATGAGGAAGCCGTCGCGCGCCTCTGCGGTGAAGAGGTGGAGATGAAGATCGAAGGGGAGAAGGTTCCCAGCTTCATGTCGCGGCTCTTTGGGAGGAGCGCATGAAGGTTTTCGGCTTTACCTTCAACCGCAAGCCCAAGTCGTCGGCACAGGCCAAGGAGCGGCTGCAGATCCTTCTCGCGCATGAGCGCGGGTCGGGTCCGAAGGCCGAATTCCTGCCGCTGCTGCAGCGCGACATCCTCGAGGCGATCAAGCGCTATGTCGAGGTGAGCGACGACGCGGTCGGGATTCGCATGGATTCCGTCGGCGACGTCTCGAGCCTCGAGATCAACATCGAACTTCCTGCGCAGGAAAAGAAAAAGGTCGCGGCAAAGGGCTGAGCCCTTTGCCGTTTGGCACGCTCGCGGCACCGGTCTTTAGGGACATGGCCCGCGCGGCTAAGGGGGCGCTGCCCCCGTCCGCCAAGGCGGACTCCCCCGGGATATTTTCATCTAGACGAAGCGGCGGGCGTTTGGGCCTTGCTCCGCTCCGCGCTTTTCTGTAGCCGGGCGCCTTTCCACCGCGGAGGTTGTCATGGACAGTGCAGCATTTGCGTCGGGCGACGTTCTGGCGATCGACTTCGGAACCTCCAACTCGGCGGCAGCGATCATCGAGCAGGGCGCGGTGCGCCGCCTGCAGATCGAGGCTGGCAGCGAGACCCTGCCCACCGCCGTGTTCTTTCCCGCAGACGGCGGCATGCTGATCGGCGCGGCGGCCTCCGAGGCGCTGATCGCTGGCGACGAAGGGCGCTATATGCGGGCGCTCAAGAGCGTGCTGGGCACGGCGCTTTTCCACGAAAAACGGCTGATCGGCGGCAAGCGGCGCACGCTGGCCGAGATCGTCACCGCCTTCTTGAAGGAAGTGAAGACGCGCGCCGAGGCCGAGGCCGGGCGGCGCTTCGACCGGGCGCTCTCGGGCCGGCCGGTGCATTTCCATTCCGCAGATCCCGAGCGCGATGCGCGCGCCGAGGAAGACCTGCGCGGCTGCTACAAGGCGGCGGGTTTCAAGCACGTGGAGATGATGTTCGAGCCCGAGGCGGCGGCGCTGGCCAGCGCGGTGGCCGAGGGCACCACCGGCACCGGGCTGATCGTCGACATCGGCGGCGGCACCTCGGATTTCACCCTCTTCCGCAGCGAGGGGACCGGCATCGCGATCACCGCCAGCCACGGCATCCGGCTGGGCGGCACGGATTTCGACCACGCGGTCTCGATGCGCCATGCCATGCCGCTGCTGGGGCTGGGCGGGCGGTTGCGGCGCGACTTCGGCGGCGGGCTGCTGCCGGTGCCCAATGCGCTTTACGTCGACCTCTCCACATGGGCCAAGATCGCCTTTCTCTACAACCGCGACACCGAGCGGGCGGTGGAGGATCTGCTGCGCCATGCGGAGGCGCCCGAGCAGATGCAGCGCCTGAAGACGGTGATCGAGGACGAGCTGGGCCATGAGCTGGCCTTCGCGGTGGAGCGCGGCAAGATCGACGCCAACAGCGGCGCGGGGGCAGAGATCGACATGGGGATGATTGCGCCGGGTCTGGCGGCGCGGGTCACGCCCGGCACGCTCAATGCGGCTCTATCGGACATGCGCGAGGCGCTGCGCATGGCGATCTATGAGACGCTCATGCTGGCGCAGATCTCGCCCGCGCAGGTGGACAGCGTGGTGCTGGTCGGCGGCTCGAGCCTGATGGCGCTGGTGCGCGATGAGGCGCGGGGCGTCTGCCCGGGCGCGGCGCAGCGCCGATCCGAGGCGTTCACGGCGGTGGTCGACGGGCTGGCATGGGCTGCGGCGGGCCGGGGCGTCGCCCGCGCCTGAGGTTGCGCTGAAATAGGGCGCTTTGCGCAGCGCTTGGCTGGCGTGAGGCTGCGAATGCGCCCCGGCCCCCTTGTGGCTGGCGCGCAGGCGGGATTAGGTCGGCACCGAAGACAGACCAAGGACGCCCCATGACCACCCGCCTTTCGCCGCGCGAGCTGCTGGAAAAGCTCGTCTCCTTTCCCACCGTCAGCACCGGCAGCAACCTCGATCTGATCGGCTGGACCGAAGACTATCTGGCCAGCCATGGCATCGACAGCCACCGCCACGCCAAACCCTCCGAGCCCGAGCTGAAGGCGGCGCTTTTCGCCCATGTGGGGCCGGAGACCGAGGGCGGCGTGGTGCTGTCGGGCCATACCGACGTGGTGCCGGTCGAGGGGCAGGCTTGGGACAGCGACCCTTGGGTGCTGACCGAGCGCGAGGGGCGGCTCTACGGGCGCGGCGCCACCGATATGAAGGCTTTTGACGCGCTGGCGATCTGGGCGCTGGTCGAGGCCAAGCATCGGGGCGTGAGCCGGCCGCTGCAACTGGCGTTCAGCTATGACGAAGAGATCGGCTGCGAGGGGGCGATCGATCTGGTCGCTGCGATGCAGGGTGTCGTGCCAAAAGCCTCTGCCGTGATCGTCGGCGAGCCGACCATGCTGAAGCCTGTCACCGGCCACAAGGGCGGGCGCAGCTTCGAGATCCATGTGCATGGGGTCGAGGTGCACAGCTCGATCCTCGAGACCGGCGTGTCGGCGATCATGTGGGGTGCCAAGCTGATCGAGTGGTGCAACGAGGTGAACGCCGAATGTGCCGCCGCCGAGCCGGGCCCGGTGGCGCAGCTGTTCACTCCGCCGCACACCAATGTGCATGTGGGGCAAATCCGTGGCGGCACGGCGCAGAACATCACCGCCAAGGACTGCTGGTTCCCGCTTGGCTTCCGCGTGGTGCCGGGCGAGGACCCCGAATATTGGACCGGCCGCATGATGGACAAGGTCGCCGAGCTGACCGCACAGATGCAGGCGGTGCGGCCCGAGGCGTGGATCGAGGTCAAGGATGCCTTCAACCTGCCGCCCTTCGCGCCGACCGACGACAACCGCGCCGAGGAGCTGGTGCGGCAGATCACCGGAGACAACGCCAAGCGCCACGTCAGCTATGGCACCGAAGCGAGCCATTTCCAGAACGGCGGCTATGATGTGGTGGTCTGCGGGCCGGGCGACATCGGCATCGCGCATCAGCCCAATGAATCCATCGCCGTCTCGCAGCTGCAGGCGGGGCAGGCCTTCATGGAGAAACTTCTGGAGCGACTGGCATGAGCGTGGTGTTTCCCTTCCGCGACGAGGGCCCGGTCGAGCATCAGGGCGCGCTGCCCGAGGCGGCTGATCTGGTGGTCATCGGCGGCGGCGTCATCGGCACCTGCACGGCGCTCTTTGCCAACCGCGCCGGGCTGAAGGTTGTGCTGCTGGAAAAGGGCCGCATTGCCGCCGAGCAAAGCTCGCGCAACTGGGGCTGGATCCGCGTGCAGGGCCGGGACATGGCCGAGATCCCCGTGGCGCTCGAGGCGCAGCAACTCTGGCAGGAGCTCGACACTCTCTGCGAAGGACGGCTGGGGACGCGCACCGTGGGGGTGGGGTATCTCGCCAAGAGCGCATCCGAGATGGAGGCCTTTGCCAGCTGGCTCGAAGAGGCGAGGCCCTTGGGGGTCAGCTCCGAGCTGCTGGATGCCGAGGCCACCAAAGCGCAGCTTGGCGCGACCAACAGCCCTTGGGTCGGCATGCTGCACACGCCCACCGACATGAAGGGCGAGCCGTGGCAGGCGGTGCCGGAACTGGCGCGGCTGGCGGCCTCCGAAGGGGTGATCGTGCGTGAGCGCTGCGCCGTGCGCGGGCTCGAGCGCAGCGCAGGCCGGGTGAGCGGCGTGGTGACCGAGGCGGGCACCATCCGCTGCGAGCGGGCGGTGCTGTCGGGCGGGGCGTGGTCGGGGCTGTTCCTCAAGCGGCATGGCGTCACCATCCCGCAGCTGTCGGTGCGCTCCACCGCCATGGCCACCGCGCCGCTGCCGCAACTGGTCAACAAGGCGGCGGTGGATGATGTGCTGGCCTTCCGCCCGCGCGCCGATGGGGGCTACACGCTGGCGCCTTCGGCCTTCTCCGAGCTCTTTCTCGGCCCCGATGCCGTGCGTCACGCGCGGCCCTATCTGACGCTGGCCCGGCAGGGCAGTTTCGACGTGCATTTCCGTACCAAGGCGCCCGCAGGCTATCCCGACGCCTGGGGCACGCCGCGGAGCTGGCGCGACGATGAAGAGACCCCATTCGAGCGGATGCGCATCCTCTCGCCCGCGCCCAACGCCGGCAAGGTCGCCTCCACCCGCGCGCAGTTCGCGCAGCATTTCCCCGAGATGGGCGAAGTGCCGCTGCAGGCAAGCTGGGCGGGGATGATCGACGTGATGCCGGATGTGGTGCCGGTGGTGGATCACGTGGCGCAGATCCCGGGGCTGATCGTGGCGACGGGCATGTGCGGGCATGGCTTCGGCATCGGGCCGGGCTTTGGCCGCGTGGTCGCGGATATGGCGCAGGGCAGGGACCCGGGGCACGACCTCACACGCTTCCGCCTGTCGCGCTTTTCCGATGGCAGCAAACTGGTGCCCGGGCCGAACCTCTGAGGAAGGGCGTCCGGGGAGCGGGGCGCGTGTCTCGCTTCCTGAGAGGGCAGCGAGCGGCTGTCTTCCCTCGGGTCATACTCCGCCGGAGCTTGCCACTGTCATGGCAGGGTGGCAGGCTCCGCGGCAAATATGATCAAACAACAGGGACCCATCCCCATGCCCGTCAAGAACCGCTTTGCAGAGCTGCAGTCCGAGATCACCGAATGGCGCCGCGATCTGCATGAGAACCCCGAGCTGCTGTTCGACACGCATCGCACCTCGGCGCTGGTGGCCGAAAAGCTGCAGGCCTTTGGCTGCGACGAGGTGGTCACCGGCATCGGGCGCACCGGCGTCGTGGGCGTGATCAAGGGCAAGGCGAGCGGTTCGGGCAAGGTCATTGGCCTGCGCGCCGATATGGATGCGCTGCCGATCCTTGAGGACACCGGGCTCGATTATGCCTCCAAGACCCCCGGCGCGATGCATGCCTGCGGTCATGACGGGCACACGGCCATGCTGCTGGGGGCGGCGAAATACCTCGCCGAGACGCGCAATTTCGACGGCACCGTGGTGGTGATCTTCCAGCCCGCCGAAGAGGGCGGCGGCGGCGGCAAGGAGATGTGCGACGACGGCATGATGGCGCGCTGGGGCATTCAGGAAGTCTATGGCATGCACAATTGGCCCGGCGTGCCGGTGGGCCAGTTCGCCATCCGTCCCGGCGCCTTCTTCGCCGCGACCGACATTTTCGAGGTGACCGTTGAAGGCAAGGGCGGCCATGCCGCCAAGCCGCATGAGACCATCGACCCCACCGTCGCCTCGGCGCAGATCGTCACCGCGCTGCAGACGATTGCCAGCCGCAACGCCGACCCGGTGAGCCAGATCGTCGTCTCGGTGACCAGCTTCGAGACCTCGTCGACCGCCTTCAACGTGATCCCGCAGCGGGTCACGCTGCGCGGCACCGTGCGCACGTTGGCGCCACAGAACCGCGATCTGGCCGAGACTCGGATTAACGACATCTGCACCGGCATGGCGGCGGCGCTCGGCTGCGTGGCAGAAGTGGACTACACGCGCAACTACCCGGTGATGGTCAACTCCGAGGAGCAGACCGAGTTTGCCGCCGATGTGGCCCGCGCCGTCTCCGGCGATTGCGCCGATGCGCCGCTCGTGATGGGCGGGGAGGATTTCGCCTTCATGCTCGAAGAGCGCCCCGGCGCCTATATCCTCGTCGGCAATGGCGACACGGCCGCGGTGCACCACCCGCAGTACAACTTCAACGACGAGGCCATCCCGGCGGGCTGCTCGTGGTGGGCCGAGATCGTCGAGCGCCGCATGCCGGCGGCTTGAGCTGACTGGGGCGGGAGGGGGCGCTGCCCCCTCGCCGCTGCGCGGCTCACCCCCGGCGTATTTTCAAAGAGAAGAAGCGGGGTCGTGCGGGTGCCCGGGCGGGCGCTGGCGCGGACCTCTGGCGCGCGGGGTAACGGGGCGAGACGACAGGCATATTTTGATGCCGGCAGATTTTGGCTCTGGCAGATTTGCGATTGCGGAGGCTTCCGCTTTGTTCTAAGACCCGCCGCAGGCACCCGTAGCTCAGCTGGATAGAGCGCTGCCCTCCGAAGGCAGAGGCCATAGGTTCGAATCCTATCGGGTGCGCCACTCCTCTCTCAGACCATTGTTTTTTGCGACTAGGACGGCTTGCGCGGCTTGGCCTGCGTTGTGCCTTGCGCTTTGACGGGGTGTCCGCCTTGGGACGACATGAAAAAGCCGCGCTGTTTTCAGCGCGGCTTTTCCAACTCTTGTGGCGCGGTCAAGCTCAGGCGGTGCCGCCCTCTGCCGCGTCTTCCATGCGGACGCGGAAGGGCTGGGTCTCGCCCTGTTTCGACTCGCCCAGATAGATGGTCTGATGCGGAAAGGGGATCTCGATGCCGCGGGCGTCGAACACCTCTTTCAGCACGCCGTTATAGGCCCGGCCCACGCCCCATTGCGTGCCCGGCACGCATTTGATCCGCGCGCGCACGACCACGGCGCTGTCGCCGAAGGCGTTGATGCCGAACCACTCCAGATCGCCCATGATCGACTTGGCCTGCTCGGGATCGCCGCGCAGCTGCTCGAACCCGTCGAGCATGGCCTGTTTCACCTCTTCGATGTTCTCGCGGTAGGCAACGCCCATGTCGCAGACGAAATAGCCGAACTCGCGTACGTAGTTGGTGACCATATCGACCGAGGAGAAGGGGATGACGTGGAAGGCCCCGGTGACGTCGCGCAGGCTGACCGACCGGATTGTCAGACGCTCGACCACGCCGGTTGTGCCGCCCACGGTGACCACATCGCCGACGTTCATCGCATTCTCGAACTGGATGAAGATGCCGGTGATGATGTCCTGCACCATCTTCTGCGCGCCAAAACCGATGGCAAGGCCGAGCACCCCGGCGGAGGCCAGCAGCGGCGCGATGTCGAGCCCGACCTCCGACAGCACGAACATCAGCGTGATGACGATCAGCGCGATGGTCGCGGCGTTGCGCAGCAGGGTCAGCAGCGTGCGCTCGCGCGCGGTGGCGACCGAGCCGAACTCGGGGTTGAGCCGGTAGTCGACCCAGGACGTTAGCGCCACCCAGACCGTGAAGGACACCAGCAGCACCGCGGCGACCGAGAACAGAGTCGAGGTCAGTTGCAGGCCGATCTGGCTGGCCAGCCAGCCGCGCAGATCGATAAGGCTGATCGCATTGAGCGCGAAAACCACCACCAGCACGAAGATCACCAGCCGCAGCACGAAGAGCGTCTTTGGCACGAAGGTGTTCAGACGTTTCTCCAAAAGCGGCAGCCGCGCGGTGACGGTCTCGGGCAGTTGCACGCCGCGCACCATCACGCGGGTCAGCACGCCCGAAAGCACCATGCCGAGCAGTGCCACCAGCAGAACTTGGCCGGAGTTCAGCAGCGAGCGGAAGGCCGCGTCGCCGGGTTGCACCAGCACCAGCACCAACATGGTCAGCAGGTAGAGCAGGGCGGGCCAATGCCAGTGCTGCACAAGAAACGCAAAGGCGCCGCGCTTCTTTTTCGGCTCCGGCGTGCTGTCGGCCATGGGAAACTCTTCGGGCGCGGCGGAGGTCGGGGCCTCGGCGGCCTCGGCCTCTTCGGCGAGACGCATTTCTTGCGCGTGCTCGGCCTCGGACTGCCCGCCTCGTTCCAGCCAGTCGGCCACGGCACGGCGGTTGCGCAGCACCAGCCAGATCGCCAGCCCGACGACGATCAGCGCGATTAGCGCCGAAGTGGCGCGTCCTGCGGAGACCGAGACATTGGCGTTGATGATCGGCACGATCAGCAGCTGGCCGTAGCCCACCAGCCCGACCATCAAGTTGAGGCGGCTGGCGAGATATTTCGCCGCCACGTCAGACACCGGCAGTGGGCGCAGGTTGCGGGCCGAGGGCGAGAGCGCCAGGCGGACCACGACTTTCGACAGTTCGACCAGCAGGAAGGCGTTGAGATAGAGCGTCTGGCGGATGCCGATCTGTCCGAAGTTGCCAAGCAGCAGCGTGGCGATCAGATAGCCGACGGCCCATGCGATGATCACGATCGCCGCGTCGATCAGCGCCGAGGCGACGAACAGCATCGCGGTGCGCAGCGCGCCGGCTTCGCGCGCCGAGGCGCCCATACGTGCGTAGAGCGCCTTGCCCATGCGGCGCAGCACCAGAAACACCGCGACCGTGGCGACGATGATCAGCGCCAGCTCTTTCAGCGCCTCGAGCAGCACGCCCGCTTCGCTGCCGTCGAGCCCTTCGAAGACGCGCGGCGCGCGGGTGAGCTGCGTCCAGCCCACTTCGGCCTGCGCGGCGACGCCTTCGGCAGCCTCTTGGGTGATCAGCGCGATGCGGCGGCTGAACGACAGGCTTTCGGCGGGGGCGGCCTCGTCGCCGGCCAAGGTTTCGACGATCTGGTCGCCGGCGCTCTGGTCGCTTTCGGTCTGCGCCGCGCGCAACTCGGCGATCAGCGCGTCGCGGCTCTGGTCGTCTTCGATCACTTCGAGCAGAAGGTCGAGCTTGCTGGGCTGTGCGGAGGCGTCAGAGGAGGCTGTTTCAGAAGCGTCTGCGCCGGAACTCTGGGCCTGGTCTTGGGCCTGGGCCACTGTCGGGGAGACGGCGCTGAACGCCGAGGCGGCTAGGATCAGCAAGGCTGCGATCCCGGATCTTAGTACTGTCATGTCACCACGTTCGGTTACCAAAATTCACTGCGGCGTCCCTGCGTCAATCGGGCGGGAATGAACACCGCCGCTGGGTCACGCCGTCGTGAGCGCGGGGAGGAGGAGGGCTGCCTGTGCTCGTTGCCAGCTAGCCCGGCGCGGCGCGATGGCCAGCGGGGGCATCGTGCAAATACGCCGTTGAAAAAAATGTCATCTCCGGGGAACCGGACGGCTGCGGCTGGCGTTAGGGACAGTGGCCGCCAATAAAGATATAAGCAGGGACAGGGCAGACAGGGTGAAAGACCTTCTCGACGATCCGGATGTGATCCGGGACAGCAACCTCAGGGATGCGCTTCGTAGTGCGACCTCTGCCCCGCACGCCCGTCTTGATGGACAGCTTGCCGGGCTCGACCTGACCGACCCTCGGGCGCGCCGTGACTTCTGCGATGTGCAGAGGCGCGGCTTTTCGCGTTTGGGCGAAGCGTGCCACTGGCACGCCGCCGAAGCCAGCGATGCGCTGATCGCGACCTTGCGCGCGCTTGACGTGGATCTTGGCCGACCGCTGGAGCGATCCGGACCGGGCAGGGATCTGCCGTTGCATTCCGACGCGGTGGCCTATCTGCTGCTCGGCTCGCAGCTCGGCGCGGCGATGCTCCGCCGCTCGATGCCGGAGCCGCCCGAGCGCGGTTATTTCGCGCTCCCGCCCGCGCGCGGCGCATGGCGCGCCCTCTGCCAGCGGCTTTCAGCCCAACCTGCCCGCTGCCCCGAAGCGCAGCGCGTGCTGCGCGACGCCATCCGCGCCTTTTCCATTTTCGAATACGAGGCGCGCGCCGTGCTGACCGCGCCCACCGCCGGAGCAACATGAACGATTCCTTCATCTCGAC encodes:
- a CDS encoding ABC transporter ATP-binding protein; its protein translation is MLDTPIARIERLRVEFETKDGPVAGVEDVSFEINAGETVCVVGESGSGKSVSSLSLMRLIEFGGGEIANGRLIFDRKDGGETDLAKASQDVMRDIRGNEIGMIFQEPMTALNPVFTVGRQLTEGLRVHRGLSKDEAEARALELLKQVRIPEPERRLKQYPHELSGGMRQRVVIAMALACKPRLLIADEPTTALDVTIQAEILALMDRLKRETGTAVMFITHDMAVVAQMADRVVVMFRGNKVEEGTVEEIFERPQHPYTQALLAAVPKLGEMRGKALPEPMKLLGREQGEIKPIPGTDTPLLEVEGLTTRFPVKGGFFRQTVANVHAVEDVSFTVNKGQTLSLVGESGCGKSTCGRSILRLVEPDKGRIVLDGVDVMGLGPNMLRDARREMQMIFQDPFASLNPQMNLADQVAEPMRNYGSHKGKEMMDRVAMLFDRVELPRSFMRRFPHELSGGQRQRIAIARALALNPKLIVADEAVSALDVSVQAQVVNLMMELQAELGLSYLFISHDMAVVERVSHKVGVMYLGRIVEIGPRAAVFENPQHPYTKALMSAVPIADPRRRKSEKDLNFKPIPSPIHPVGYEPETNVYQQVGHDHFVLTSASGY
- the minC gene encoding septum site-determining protein MinC, whose product is MQTDVASGNTEGVGTTLKPFQFRGRFLTALALRLSTAPDARFYEMLADRLEKTPNFFTDAPVIIDLEQSQAEVSAEALTELVADLRRRDLAVFGIQGGGETLKEAAAGLGLITVTGGRDAPLRGALPSSEQKRPQRVIPERARPEPTPAPEAAPEPQPAPEPVRMAPENKIVTMPVRSGQTVIADKGDLTVVGPVSSGAELFAAGNIHVYGRMRGRAFAGIDGDENARIFCQSLDAELLAIAGLYRTSDSLGADVRHKMVQIYLEDERLIVSPFA
- the minD gene encoding septum site-determining protein MinD, yielding MSKVIVVTSGKGGVGKTTSSAAISAGLASRGHRTVVIDFDVGLRNLDMIMGCERRVVFDFINVIQGDAKLNQALIRDRRLDNLYVLPTSQTRDKDALTQEGVEKVLNELREEFDYIICDSPAGIERGAQLAMYYADEAVVVTNPEVSSVRDSDRMLGLLSSKTARAERGEEEQIKSHLLLTRFDPKRSGEGEMMSVEDVLEILAIPLLGVIPESPAVLRASNVGVPVTLNEKSRAATAYEEAVARLCGEEVEMKIEGEKVPSFMSRLFGRSA
- the minE gene encoding cell division topological specificity factor MinE, whose amino-acid sequence is MKVFGFTFNRKPKSSAQAKERLQILLAHERGSGPKAEFLPLLQRDILEAIKRYVEVSDDAVGIRMDSVGDVSSLEINIELPAQEKKKVAAKG
- a CDS encoding Hsp70 family protein, which produces MDSAAFASGDVLAIDFGTSNSAAAIIEQGAVRRLQIEAGSETLPTAVFFPADGGMLIGAAASEALIAGDEGRYMRALKSVLGTALFHEKRLIGGKRRTLAEIVTAFLKEVKTRAEAEAGRRFDRALSGRPVHFHSADPERDARAEEDLRGCYKAAGFKHVEMMFEPEAAALASAVAEGTTGTGLIVDIGGGTSDFTLFRSEGTGIAITASHGIRLGGTDFDHAVSMRHAMPLLGLGGRLRRDFGGGLLPVPNALYVDLSTWAKIAFLYNRDTERAVEDLLRHAEAPEQMQRLKTVIEDELGHELAFAVERGKIDANSGAGAEIDMGMIAPGLAARVTPGTLNAALSDMREALRMAIYETLMLAQISPAQVDSVVLVGGSSLMALVRDEARGVCPGAAQRRSEAFTAVVDGLAWAAAGRGVARA
- the argE gene encoding acetylornithine deacetylase → MTTRLSPRELLEKLVSFPTVSTGSNLDLIGWTEDYLASHGIDSHRHAKPSEPELKAALFAHVGPETEGGVVLSGHTDVVPVEGQAWDSDPWVLTEREGRLYGRGATDMKAFDALAIWALVEAKHRGVSRPLQLAFSYDEEIGCEGAIDLVAAMQGVVPKASAVIVGEPTMLKPVTGHKGGRSFEIHVHGVEVHSSILETGVSAIMWGAKLIEWCNEVNAECAAAEPGPVAQLFTPPHTNVHVGQIRGGTAQNITAKDCWFPLGFRVVPGEDPEYWTGRMMDKVAELTAQMQAVRPEAWIEVKDAFNLPPFAPTDDNRAEELVRQITGDNAKRHVSYGTEASHFQNGGYDVVVCGPGDIGIAHQPNESIAVSQLQAGQAFMEKLLERLA